The following proteins are encoded in a genomic region of Oceanisphaera profunda:
- a CDS encoding mannose-1-phosphate guanylyltransferase/mannose-6-phosphate isomerase, whose amino-acid sequence MLFPIIMAGGHGSRLWPLSRQQHPKQFLALLDTDWSLLQATLLRLQGLVTQQPLVICHEDHRFLAAEQLRQLAQSQSLTAAQIMLEPMGRNTAPALAVAALYAEQTAAAMLNETGASPTVTDTEAIILALPADHAISDVRAFQAAIKAALPLAQAGKLVTFGITPTHAETGYGYLRRGAPIANTTGFVVDKFVEKPDQATADGYLANGNYDWNSGIFMMQASRYLGELARWQPEVLAACRAALAKSERDLDFIRLDATSFAASPDISVDYGVMEHTSEAAMVALAAGWSDVGSWSALAAQLTPDAQGNTVRGDVLTEQVSNSLIMAEHRLVAALGVQDLVVIETKDAVLVAHKDREQEVKQLVARLAAAGRTEHIVHRECHRPWGKFDAIDSGDRYQVKRITVNPGARLSLQLHHHRAEHWVVVSGTARVTLGDEVRLVSENQSVYIPVGQLHALENPGKLPLELIEVQSGAYLGEDDIVRFSDSYGRTECVKGEG is encoded by the coding sequence ATGTTATTTCCGATTATCATGGCGGGCGGCCATGGCTCTCGCCTGTGGCCCCTGTCGCGCCAGCAACATCCCAAGCAGTTTTTAGCGCTGCTTGATACAGATTGGTCCTTGTTGCAAGCCACACTGCTGCGCTTACAGGGGTTAGTCACACAACAGCCCTTGGTCATTTGCCATGAAGATCACCGCTTTTTAGCCGCAGAGCAGTTGCGCCAGCTAGCCCAATCGCAATCGCTCACAGCCGCACAAATTATGCTCGAACCTATGGGACGCAATACCGCACCCGCGCTGGCCGTGGCCGCCTTATATGCCGAACAAACCGCGGCCGCTATGCTGAATGAAACTGGCGCTAGCCCTACGGTGACTGACACAGAGGCCATCATATTGGCGCTGCCCGCCGACCATGCCATCTCTGATGTGCGCGCCTTTCAGGCGGCAATTAAGGCCGCCTTGCCCTTGGCGCAAGCAGGTAAGCTGGTCACCTTTGGTATTACACCTACCCACGCCGAAACCGGTTATGGTTATCTGCGTCGCGGCGCGCCCATTGCCAACACTACTGGTTTTGTAGTGGATAAATTTGTGGAAAAACCAGACCAAGCCACCGCCGATGGCTATTTAGCGAACGGCAACTATGACTGGAATAGCGGTATTTTTATGATGCAGGCCAGCCGTTATCTGGGCGAATTAGCCCGCTGGCAGCCAGAGGTGCTGGCCGCTTGCCGGGCGGCACTGGCCAAGAGTGAACGCGACTTGGATTTTATCCGTTTAGATGCAACCTCTTTTGCTGCCAGCCCTGATATTTCGGTCGATTACGGCGTAATGGAGCACACCTCAGAGGCAGCCATGGTAGCGTTAGCCGCCGGCTGGAGCGATGTGGGTTCTTGGTCGGCCTTGGCAGCGCAGCTCACTCCCGATGCACAAGGTAATACCGTGCGTGGCGATGTATTAACCGAACAGGTTAGTAACAGCTTGATCATGGCCGAGCATCGTTTAGTGGCGGCGTTAGGCGTGCAAGACTTAGTGGTTATAGAAACCAAAGATGCGGTGCTAGTGGCTCATAAAGATCGTGAGCAAGAGGTTAAACAACTGGTGGCACGGCTGGCAGCAGCTGGCCGAACCGAGCACATAGTGCATCGCGAATGCCATCGCCCTTGGGGTAAGTTTGATGCCATCGACAGTGGCGATCGCTATCAGGTAAAGCGCATTACCGTTAATCCGGGGGCGCGTTTGTCACTGCAATTACATCATCACCGAGCCGAGCATTGGGTGGTGGTGAGCGGCACGGCCCGCGTCACTCTGGGTGATGAGGTACGTTTGGTGAGTGAAAATCAGTCGGTGTATATTCCCGTAGGTCAGCTGCACGCACTAGAAAACCCAGGCAAGCTGCCCTTAGAGCTAATAGAAGTGCAGTCGGGCGCGTATTTAGGCGAAGACGACATAGTGCGCTTTAGTGATAGTTACGGCAGAACAGAATGCGTGAAGGGTGAAGGGTGA
- a CDS encoding pseudouridine synthase — MRLDKFICYSTELDRAQARANIWASAVSVNGEICQDEAKQVHENNHITLLGQVLTPRAPRYIMLHKPASTLCSHADGAYPSLFRGLTLNKAEDLHLVGRLDADTTGLVLLTDDGRWSYHITHPNSGCNKVYRVTLRDPLSTGTAQLFNQGIRLQGEAKLTLPAQLESVTATEVLLTIVEGRFHQVKRMFAAVGNKVVALHRDQIGGIQLDVPVGEWRHLTAQEVMSTSGQP; from the coding sequence ATGCGTCTGGATAAGTTTATCTGCTACAGCACCGAGCTCGACCGAGCGCAAGCGAGAGCCAATATTTGGGCAAGCGCCGTGTCCGTCAACGGTGAAATTTGCCAAGATGAAGCCAAGCAGGTACATGAAAACAATCATATTACGCTGTTAGGTCAAGTACTTACGCCAAGAGCGCCTCGCTATATCATGCTGCATAAACCGGCGAGTACGCTCTGCTCCCATGCAGATGGCGCTTATCCGTCTCTGTTTCGTGGGCTAACCCTTAATAAAGCCGAAGACCTGCACTTGGTCGGCCGCTTAGACGCGGATACCACCGGCTTAGTGCTACTTACGGACGATGGGCGCTGGTCTTATCACATTACGCACCCGAATAGCGGCTGTAATAAGGTGTATCGGGTGACACTCAGAGACCCACTGTCCACTGGCACCGCCCAGCTGTTTAACCAAGGCATTCGCTTACAAGGTGAAGCTAAGCTCACCTTGCCGGCTCAATTAGAGTCGGTAACGGCCACCGAGGTGCTGCTCACCATTGTTGAGGGCCGCTTTCATCAAGTGAAACGTATGTTTGCCGCCGTGGGTAATAAAGTGGTGGCCTTACATAGGGATCAAATAGGCGGCATACAGTTAGATGTACCGGTAGGCGAGTGGCGGCATTTAACGGCACAGGAAGTGATGAGTACTAGCGGCCAGCCGTAG
- a CDS encoding porin — MKVFIIGALLITSPVMALTFSSADQNDTLAVNGKFKYQFGALGYQWRAPNEAQAVGGADQFSLNLNGSSKLNDTITLIGEMSWDLLTDSQFGDQLYVDQAWLGARFNDTLELTVGRSETPFTQVIDLTDVFNIFGGQGYRYQAASLDDQFKASYYRDNLDIRVAYAKHDQDQQDANFNTKEQYGASIGYRANNGLGMVVALDNKVSNDQDSDINSLAVGLSYTNNHGLYAAVTHGVSQFERAWDVRELAYWESVLSYSFKQFALGVGYNRLSLQEPESETWTSEIIVAGEYYLIPQAKIYAEVLLNQIADKDPLYGIGMQYYF; from the coding sequence ATGAAAGTATTCATAATAGGTGCTTTGTTAATCACCAGCCCAGTGATGGCCTTAACATTTAGTTCGGCAGATCAAAATGATACCTTGGCAGTCAATGGTAAGTTTAAGTACCAGTTTGGTGCACTGGGTTATCAATGGCGTGCACCCAACGAAGCGCAAGCCGTGGGCGGTGCAGATCAGTTTTCGCTGAACTTGAATGGCAGCAGTAAGCTCAATGATACGATAACCTTAATTGGTGAAATGAGCTGGGACTTACTGACCGACTCACAATTTGGTGACCAACTGTATGTGGATCAAGCTTGGCTGGGCGCGCGCTTTAACGACACCTTAGAGTTAACCGTGGGCCGCAGCGAAACCCCCTTCACCCAAGTTATAGACTTAACCGATGTGTTCAATATCTTTGGCGGCCAAGGCTATCGCTATCAAGCGGCCAGCTTAGACGATCAATTTAAGGCCAGCTATTATCGTGACAATCTCGATATTAGAGTCGCCTATGCGAAACATGATCAAGATCAGCAAGATGCTAACTTTAATACTAAGGAGCAATACGGAGCTTCAATCGGTTATCGAGCCAACAATGGCTTAGGCATGGTAGTGGCATTGGATAATAAAGTATCTAACGATCAAGATAGCGATATTAACTCATTAGCAGTGGGCCTCAGTTATACCAACAACCATGGCTTATATGCCGCGGTCACTCATGGGGTTAGTCAGTTTGAAAGAGCCTGGGATGTGCGCGAATTAGCGTATTGGGAGTCGGTATTATCATACTCCTTTAAACAGTTTGCCTTGGGTGTGGGTTACAACCGTTTAAGCCTACAAGAGCCTGAGTCTGAAACTTGGACCAGTGAAATAATAGTGGCCGGTGAATACTACCTAATACCGCAAGCCAAAATCTATGCCGAAGTATTATTGAATCAAATAGCAGATAAAGACCCTTTATACGGCATTGGTATGCAGTATTATTTTTAA
- a CDS encoding GFA family protein, with amino-acid sequence MLEGSCLCGKVKIQVPNEFEYMGNCHCSECRKFTGADYSSVGGISSAKFRFIAGEEDVTHYRKSAETELAFCKHCGSSLYSRKLTAGKHNLRLGMLNSKPSQQPSFHIFVGSKAPWHEINDQLEQFETTRVQ; translated from the coding sequence ATGCTGGAGGGCTCCTGCCTGTGCGGTAAAGTAAAAATTCAGGTGCCGAACGAATTTGAGTATATGGGCAATTGCCATTGCTCCGAGTGTCGTAAATTTACCGGTGCGGATTATTCTTCGGTAGGTGGGATCAGCTCAGCCAAGTTTCGCTTTATCGCCGGGGAGGAAGATGTGACTCACTACCGTAAAAGTGCCGAAACCGAGCTGGCATTTTGTAAGCATTGTGGCTCCAGCCTGTATTCGCGCAAACTCACCGCCGGCAAACACAACCTCCGCTTAGGAATGTTGAATTCAAAGCCCAGCCAGCAGCCCAGCTTTCATATTTTTGTTGGTTCTAAAGCGCCTTGGCATGAGATTAATGACCAACTAGAGCAATTCGAGACAACCCGCGTGCAGTAA
- a CDS encoding GNAT family N-acetyltransferase → MSDIHLVAYDAAHSPHIRAIREAVFIAEQQVPVELEFDGLDDVALQLLVAVDGQYVGTGRMLDDGHIGRIAILKECRGLGLGAKMVQALVDEAVRLGYPRVYLGAQTQALGFYAKLGFTPYGSEFMDAGIPHLSMEQSLI, encoded by the coding sequence ATGTCAGACATACACCTAGTGGCTTACGACGCCGCTCATAGCCCGCATATCCGCGCCATTCGCGAGGCGGTATTTATCGCAGAACAACAGGTGCCCGTTGAACTGGAGTTTGATGGCTTAGATGACGTCGCGCTGCAGCTGTTAGTAGCCGTAGACGGCCAATATGTAGGCACGGGTCGCATGTTAGACGATGGCCATATTGGTCGGATCGCGATTTTAAAAGAGTGTAGAGGCTTAGGGCTGGGGGCCAAAATGGTGCAGGCATTGGTTGATGAGGCGGTGCGTTTGGGTTATCCGCGGGTGTACTTAGGAGCACAAACTCAGGCGCTGGGCTTTTATGCCAAGCTTGGCTTTACGCCGTATGGCAGTGAATTTATGGATGCCGGCATCCCGCACCTTTCCATGGAACAATCATTAATCTAA